Proteins found in one Labrenzia sp. VG12 genomic segment:
- a CDS encoding phage tail tip lysozyme, protein MSILVSGLLGVAITVAPNLFKLLSADREDGDFREEAVEIVKRFVQTDDESEAKKKLAADPELEAKLRVELAELEVRALEEQARSEAEQKKIDLAFLELEEAERDQRHQQQLDHLNAKLKRVDAARTFALEASKSEKWWIAGINPFLSLVVTVGFLAALYLIMVETIENVEIFYTAIGALATAFATVVGFHFGSSSGSKEKDEMIITVPPATEPETATAGRAGAPAPGRDAVPEQTGAQGVPAPKPKPAVPLPDPGGTFGLFRQKAPGVMQNLMDDFGLTLDQAAGVLGNIGHECAGFRTMQEIKPIVAGSKGGWGWCQWTGPRRRAFEAWCQKNGFDNLSDDDANYGFLKHELETTEKTALRHLRKTLSLRDATRSFMDKFERPGIKHFDGRLNWAREALKAKRNSQS, encoded by the coding sequence ATGAGTATCCTTGTTTCAGGTCTGCTTGGTGTTGCCATTACAGTTGCGCCAAACCTTTTCAAGTTGCTGTCTGCTGATAGAGAGGATGGTGATTTTCGGGAAGAGGCAGTGGAAATCGTCAAACGATTTGTTCAGACAGACGATGAAAGCGAAGCCAAGAAAAAACTGGCGGCGGATCCCGAGTTGGAGGCCAAGCTCCGGGTTGAGCTTGCAGAACTGGAAGTCCGGGCTCTGGAAGAGCAGGCGCGTTCGGAAGCAGAACAGAAGAAGATCGACCTTGCCTTTCTGGAGCTTGAAGAAGCCGAACGCGATCAGCGCCATCAACAGCAGCTGGATCACCTGAACGCAAAACTCAAGAGGGTGGATGCTGCCCGCACATTCGCGCTTGAGGCCTCGAAATCCGAGAAATGGTGGATTGCCGGCATCAATCCGTTTCTCTCGCTCGTCGTGACAGTCGGCTTCCTTGCCGCGCTCTACCTGATCATGGTGGAGACGATCGAGAATGTCGAAATTTTCTACACGGCGATCGGTGCCCTCGCGACGGCCTTTGCAACCGTCGTCGGATTTCACTTCGGTTCGTCCTCAGGGTCCAAAGAAAAAGATGAAATGATCATCACGGTGCCGCCTGCCACAGAACCCGAGACGGCGACAGCCGGGCGGGCGGGAGCGCCGGCTCCCGGTCGTGACGCGGTGCCTGAGCAAACCGGTGCGCAGGGCGTGCCGGCCCCCAAGCCGAAACCGGCAGTGCCTTTGCCGGATCCGGGCGGGACGTTTGGTCTTTTCCGGCAAAAGGCACCCGGTGTGATGCAGAACCTCATGGATGATTTCGGCCTCACGCTCGATCAGGCCGCCGGAGTCCTCGGCAATATCGGGCATGAATGCGCCGGCTTTCGAACGATGCAGGAAATCAAGCCGATTGTCGCCGGTAGCAAAGGCGGCTGGGGCTGGTGCCAATGGACGGGACCGCGGCGCAGGGCATTCGAAGCCTGGTGCCAGAAAAACGGGTTCGACAATCTGTCAGATGACGACGCCAATTACGGCTTCCTGAAACACGAGCTGGAGACGACGGAAAAAACCGCGCTCAGGCATCTTCGCAAGACACTCTCCCTCCGGGACGCCACCAGGAGCTTCATGGACAAGTTTGAGCGTCCGGGGATCAAGCATTTCGATGGCCGTTTGAATTGGGCGCGCGAAGCGCTCAAGGCCAAACGCAACAGCCAGAGCTGA
- a CDS encoding RraA family protein, whose protein sequence is MDTELLNLLKTVDTPTVCNAIEVAEGRRGFNRFTRGTMLCSDPEGGAMVGFARTAKISALAPPTEAPEVIKARRMDYYRYMSEGERPALAVVEDVDFPNAIGAYWGEINTTVHKGLGLSGALTNGVMRDLGDLPDGFPVVAGSVGPSHGYVHVTEIGTPVKVFGLDIHAGELVHADRHGALVVPEAIVPVLADAIRKLLETEKLVLGPAREPGFTFEKFQEAWAAFEKART, encoded by the coding sequence ATGGATACCGAACTTCTCAATCTCCTGAAAACCGTCGATACACCAACCGTCTGCAATGCGATCGAGGTCGCCGAAGGCCGGCGTGGCTTTAACCGGTTCACAAGGGGGACGATGCTGTGTTCCGATCCGGAAGGGGGCGCGATGGTCGGGTTTGCGCGCACCGCCAAGATCTCCGCGCTCGCGCCGCCGACGGAAGCTCCGGAGGTGATCAAGGCCCGCCGGATGGACTATTACCGCTACATGTCCGAAGGCGAGCGGCCGGCACTGGCCGTCGTTGAAGATGTCGATTTCCCCAATGCCATCGGGGCCTACTGGGGCGAAATCAACACGACCGTGCACAAGGGGCTGGGTCTCTCCGGCGCTCTGACCAATGGTGTCATGCGCGACCTGGGCGACCTGCCCGACGGTTTTCCCGTTGTCGCCGGATCCGTCGGACCCAGTCACGGGTATGTCCATGTCACGGAAATCGGTACGCCGGTGAAAGTCTTCGGGTTGGACATCCATGCCGGCGAACTTGTCCATGCCGATCGGCACGGCGCTCTGGTGGTACCCGAAGCAATTGTCCCGGTTCTTGCGGATGCGATCCGCAAGTTGCTGGAGACTGAAAAGCTGGTTCTCGGCCCGGCGCGTGAACCTGGTTTCACTTTCGAGAAGTTCCAGGAAGCGTGGGCGGCCTTCGAGAAGGCGCGAACCTGA
- a CDS encoding alpha/beta hydrolase produces the protein MTPLVLLPGMMCDGRLYGQQVAALSGDRPIHLAPLTAHDTVGALVADILASAPPRFALAGLSMGGIVAMEVLRQAPDRIDRLALLDTNPRAELEEVKQRREPQIEKVRSGGLKDIMRDELKPNYLANGPLRQDVLDLCMEMALDLGPEVFERQSRALQTRPDQQETLKSVSCPTLILMGAEDRLCPRDRHELMHDLIKGSTFNVIDGAGHLPTLEQPDAVNAAFKTWLDM, from the coding sequence GTGACACCCCTCGTCCTGTTGCCGGGCATGATGTGTGATGGGCGGCTCTACGGACAGCAGGTCGCCGCTCTTTCCGGCGACCGGCCGATCCATCTGGCCCCACTCACCGCCCATGACACCGTTGGAGCGCTGGTCGCCGACATTCTTGCATCCGCGCCGCCGCGCTTCGCGCTCGCTGGCCTGTCCATGGGTGGGATCGTGGCCATGGAAGTTCTGCGCCAGGCACCGGACCGCATCGACCGGCTCGCGCTTCTGGACACCAATCCGCGTGCCGAACTGGAAGAGGTCAAACAGCGCAGGGAACCGCAGATCGAAAAGGTACGCTCCGGCGGGTTGAAGGACATCATGCGCGACGAGTTGAAACCGAATTATCTGGCCAATGGCCCTTTGCGCCAGGATGTGCTCGACTTGTGCATGGAAATGGCACTCGATCTTGGCCCGGAGGTTTTCGAACGGCAATCCCGTGCCCTCCAGACCAGGCCGGACCAGCAGGAGACGCTGAAATCTGTCAGTTGCCCGACCTTGATCCTGATGGGCGCCGAAGATCGGCTGTGTCCGCGTGACAGGCACGAGCTGATGCATGATCTGATCAAGGGCTCGACGTTTAACGTGATCGACGGTGCGGGGCACCTGCCGACGCTGGAACAGCCGGATGCCGTTAACGCTGCCTTCAAGACATGGCTGGACATGTGA
- a CDS encoding cobalamin-independent methionine synthase II family protein, with amino-acid sequence MSTLDVTHVGSLPRTQKVVDFIFARENEEVFDQAGFDAAMTEAVSETVAKQVKAGVSIVSDGETSKISYATYVKDRYTGFSGDSPRNAPEDLKRYPSFLKRIAESGGTPKYARPMCTGEVRSKGQGELEKDIANLKAAMAEHGAARGFMNAASPGVISLFLQNDFYPTREAYLEALADVMKAEYETIVGAGLDLQLDCPDLALSRHMLFTDLSDEEFVKIAASHVEALNHALSDIDPAKVRIHICWGNYEGPHVCDISMDKVFSTLMSARARYVLFETSNPRHAHEWTVFRDRKAEIPDDKILVPGVVDTTTNFVEHPEVVAQRLDRFVEIVGSDRVIAGSDCGFGTFAGFGAVDPDIAYAKLGALSEGAAIAGARA; translated from the coding sequence ATGAGCACACTTGACGTAACCCATGTCGGTTCGCTGCCGCGCACGCAAAAGGTCGTGGATTTCATCTTCGCGCGTGAAAACGAGGAAGTTTTTGACCAGGCTGGTTTCGATGCGGCGATGACCGAGGCCGTGTCCGAGACCGTCGCCAAACAGGTGAAGGCGGGTGTGAGCATCGTCAGTGACGGTGAAACCTCCAAGATCTCCTATGCCACCTATGTGAAGGACCGCTACACCGGCTTTTCCGGAGACAGCCCGCGCAATGCGCCGGAAGACCTGAAACGCTATCCGAGTTTCCTGAAACGGATTGCAGAAAGCGGCGGTACCCCGAAATATGCCCGGCCGATGTGCACCGGTGAGGTGCGTTCCAAGGGGCAGGGCGAACTGGAAAAGGACATCGCGAACCTGAAGGCGGCGATGGCCGAACATGGTGCGGCCCGCGGCTTCATGAATGCCGCCTCGCCAGGCGTGATTTCGCTCTTCCTGCAAAATGATTTCTATCCGACGCGCGAAGCCTATCTGGAAGCGCTGGCCGATGTCATGAAGGCGGAATATGAGACGATCGTCGGCGCTGGCCTGGACCTTCAGCTCGACTGTCCGGACCTTGCGCTCTCCCGGCACATGCTCTTCACCGACCTGTCGGACGAGGAATTCGTCAAGATAGCCGCAAGCCATGTCGAAGCTCTGAACCACGCGCTTTCCGATATCGATCCGGCCAAGGTGCGCATCCACATCTGCTGGGGCAATTATGAAGGCCCGCATGTCTGTGACATCTCCATGGACAAGGTGTTTTCGACGCTGATGTCGGCGCGGGCGCGCTACGTGCTCTTTGAAACCTCCAATCCGCGCCATGCCCACGAATGGACCGTCTTTCGCGACCGCAAGGCCGAGATCCCGGACGACAAGATCCTGGTCCCGGGTGTTGTCGATACGACCACGAATTTTGTCGAGCATCCGGAAGTCGTGGCACAGCGGCTGGACCGGTTTGTCGAGATCGTTGGCAGCGACCGGGTGATTGCAGGCTCCGATTGCGGCTTCGGCACCTTTGCCGGGTTTGGGGCCGTCGATCCGGATATTGCCTATGCCAAGCTGGGGGCGCTGTCAGAAGGGGCGGCTATCGCGGGAGCCAGGGCGTGA
- a CDS encoding cupin domain-containing protein, with the protein MTPEEMETRIVRYGDLKPCRTAFIDAHTPGSDQKENFTIIGGGVSESPDQHVHINETPGFNIGAAGQPPKCRNSLHSHTTAEVFFVLKGRWRFFWGRWGTAGEVTLEEGDIFNIPTGIFRGFENIGTDYGMIMAILGGDDAGGGVTWAPQVIEDAKDHGLVLGKNGVLYDTKKGQSLPPDVQPMPLLSDEDLKAFPEPGNAAVVRDYVARYWDLMALAADAPCKVIGETALLKDKPGFEVEFLTRGSLPETAYTLSAHEILMVMRGHWKLSWADGEKILAPGDTCAVPPGLEHSLTPSMSGEASLYRVMNTSDPAGATWVG; encoded by the coding sequence ATGACCCCTGAAGAAATGGAAACCCGGATTGTCCGTTATGGCGATCTGAAGCCCTGCCGAACCGCCTTTATCGATGCCCACACGCCGGGCTCCGACCAGAAAGAAAACTTCACCATCATTGGTGGCGGGGTGTCCGAGAGCCCGGACCAGCATGTCCACATCAATGAAACGCCGGGTTTCAACATCGGGGCGGCCGGCCAGCCGCCGAAATGCCGCAACTCCCTGCATTCGCATACGACGGCAGAGGTGTTCTTCGTTCTGAAGGGGCGTTGGCGGTTCTTCTGGGGGCGCTGGGGCACGGCGGGCGAAGTGACGCTCGAAGAGGGCGACATCTTCAACATTCCGACCGGCATCTTTCGTGGTTTTGAAAATATCGGCACCGACTACGGAATGATCATGGCGATCCTCGGCGGAGATGATGCCGGTGGCGGCGTGACCTGGGCGCCGCAGGTGATTGAAGACGCCAAGGACCACGGGCTGGTGCTTGGTAAAAATGGTGTGCTCTACGACACCAAGAAGGGGCAAAGCCTGCCGCCCGATGTGCAACCGATGCCGCTTCTGTCCGATGAGGACCTTAAGGCCTTCCCTGAGCCGGGTAACGCGGCCGTGGTGCGGGATTATGTTGCCCGCTACTGGGACCTGATGGCGCTCGCCGCGGATGCGCCCTGCAAGGTGATTGGCGAAACGGCGCTGCTGAAGGACAAGCCGGGGTTCGAGGTGGAGTTCCTGACCCGCGGGTCGCTTCCCGAAACCGCCTATACCCTGTCGGCGCACGAGATCCTGATGGTGATGCGTGGACACTGGAAGCTGAGCTGGGCTGATGGTGAAAAGATCCTGGCGCCGGGAGATACCTGTGCCGTTCCGCCGGGACTGGAGCATAGCCTGACGCCGTCGATGAGCGGGGAAGCCAGCCTCTACCGGGTGATGAACACCAGCGATCCGGCCGGAGCCACCTGGGTCGGTTGA
- a CDS encoding ester cyclase, whose product MKGFDPRWSDFPDYIIGITKEIWEDRKIATLHHYYSDDIVVRSPASVVVGNRDVIGATMATLAEFPDRTLLGEDVIWSGTPEEGMLSSHRIISTATHLGDGVYGKATGKKLQYRIIADCHAINNQINDEWLIRDQGAIVRQMGWDPKTYAHELIEREGGPDACVRPFSPGIDKPGPYKGTGNDNEWGAKYADILTRVMGADMAAIEAEYDRACQLAYPGGVNGYSFGDADRFWMGLRASFPSAAFKIEHQIGRDDPMMPPRAALRWSLHGRHDGWGVFGEPTGADVYVMGAAHAEFGPWGLRREYVLFDETSIWKQIALKTG is encoded by the coding sequence ATGAAAGGCTTTGACCCGCGCTGGTCCGATTTTCCCGACTACATCATCGGGATCACCAAGGAGATCTGGGAAGATCGCAAGATCGCAACCCTGCATCACTATTACTCGGACGATATCGTCGTCCGCTCTCCGGCCTCGGTCGTTGTCGGCAACAGGGACGTGATCGGGGCGACCATGGCGACGCTGGCCGAGTTTCCGGACCGTACGCTGCTCGGGGAAGACGTCATCTGGTCCGGCACACCGGAAGAGGGCATGCTGTCTTCTCACCGGATCATCTCCACTGCGACCCATCTGGGTGATGGTGTCTATGGCAAGGCGACGGGCAAGAAGCTGCAATATCGGATCATTGCCGACTGCCATGCCATCAACAACCAGATCAACGACGAATGGCTGATCCGTGACCAGGGGGCGATCGTGCGCCAGATGGGGTGGGACCCCAAAACCTATGCGCATGAGCTGATCGAACGCGAAGGTGGTCCGGACGCCTGTGTCAGGCCCTTCTCGCCCGGGATCGACAAACCCGGCCCCTACAAAGGTACCGGCAACGACAACGAATGGGGCGCGAAATACGCGGACATCCTGACGCGTGTGATGGGTGCGGACATGGCGGCGATCGAAGCCGAATATGACCGCGCCTGCCAACTCGCCTATCCGGGCGGGGTCAACGGCTATTCCTTTGGCGATGCCGACCGCTTCTGGATGGGGCTTCGGGCAAGCTTTCCTTCTGCTGCCTTCAAGATCGAGCACCAGATCGGCCGCGACGATCCGATGATGCCGCCGCGTGCGGCGCTGCGCTGGTCGCTTCACGGCAGGCATGACGGCTGGGGTGTCTTTGGCGAGCCGACCGGTGCCGACGTCTATGTCATGGGAGCGGCCCATGCCGAATTCGGCCCGTGGGGCCTGCGCCGCGAATATGTCCTTTTTGATGAAACGTCGATCTGGAAGCAGATCGCGCTGAAAACCGGCTGA
- a CDS encoding LacI family DNA-binding transcriptional regulator, translating into MSSEKVTSIEVAKKAGVSQSAVSRVFTPGASVSPKMAEKVLKAAEELGYRPNVLARSLITGRSRIIGLVVAYLENQFYPDALEKLSNALQAHGYHILVFMVSNDEGNIDKVMGELLDYQVDGIITASVGMSNALAARCAAAGVPVVLFNRGQDDERLNQVTSDNFEGGRKIAEFLAAGGHKRIAHVAGWSGSSTGRDREAGFRAGLKDAGLELVACTDGMYKRETAAAAAREMFSVKDRPDAVFVGNDHMAFAVMDVLRFELKLSVPGDVSVVGYDDVPLAAWPSYDLTTLRQPSNRMVEATVSTLLGWIEEGSQDVQKIKIDGPLMIRGSARIPEGWPDERL; encoded by the coding sequence ATGAGCAGCGAAAAGGTCACCTCCATCGAAGTCGCCAAGAAAGCCGGTGTCAGCCAGTCGGCGGTCAGTCGCGTATTCACCCCGGGCGCGTCCGTCTCGCCGAAGATGGCAGAAAAGGTTCTGAAGGCTGCCGAGGAACTGGGTTACCGGCCAAATGTCCTCGCCCGATCACTGATTACAGGGCGTTCGCGCATCATCGGACTGGTGGTGGCCTATCTGGAAAACCAGTTCTATCCGGACGCCCTGGAGAAGCTCTCCAATGCGCTGCAGGCGCATGGCTATCACATCCTTGTCTTCATGGTCTCCAACGACGAGGGCAATATAGACAAGGTGATGGGCGAGCTGCTGGACTACCAGGTCGACGGCATCATCACCGCGTCTGTCGGCATGTCCAATGCGCTGGCGGCCCGCTGCGCCGCGGCCGGCGTCCCGGTGGTCCTGTTCAACCGGGGCCAGGATGACGAGCGGCTCAATCAGGTGACCTCCGACAATTTCGAGGGCGGCCGCAAGATTGCCGAGTTTCTGGCCGCCGGTGGTCACAAGCGCATTGCACATGTTGCCGGCTGGTCCGGTTCCTCCACGGGCCGGGATCGCGAGGCCGGGTTCCGGGCTGGGCTGAAAGACGCCGGGCTGGAGCTCGTCGCCTGCACGGACGGCATGTACAAGCGCGAAACAGCAGCTGCAGCTGCCCGCGAGATGTTTTCCGTCAAGGACCGGCCCGACGCTGTTTTTGTCGGCAACGACCACATGGCCTTTGCCGTCATGGACGTGCTGAGATTTGAATTGAAGCTCAGCGTGCCAGGTGATGTCTCCGTGGTCGGCTACGACGATGTGCCGCTTGCTGCCTGGCCCTCCTATGACCTCACGACCCTGCGCCAGCCCTCCAACCGGATGGTCGAAGCCACCGTGTCGACCCTGCTCGGCTGGATCGAGGAGGGCAGTCAGGATGTTCAGAAAATCAAGATCGACGGGCCGCTGATGATCCGCGGTTCCGCCCGCATACCCGAAGGATGGCCCGATGAAAGGCTTTGA
- a CDS encoding SDR family NAD(P)-dependent oxidoreductase — MIDLPSTPSFDLSGKRVLVTGASSGIGLACATALAEAGGDVVLAARREDKLKEAVEAMTARGWTASALQLDVADVLEVEVSVADRGPFDVLVNSAGVARHSPATETTPEDFDAVMNVNLRGAFFVTQCVAKGLIDAGKPGSLINMSSQMAHVGGVDRAVYCASKFAVEGFTKAMALELGPKQIRVNTICPTFIRTPFTEATFDNPDRVRWIEEKIKLGRTGTVEDIMGAVRYLASDASALVTGTSLLVDGGWTAD, encoded by the coding sequence ATGATCGACCTACCCTCCACCCCGAGTTTTGACCTCAGCGGCAAACGCGTTCTTGTGACGGGCGCATCTTCCGGCATTGGCCTTGCCTGCGCCACGGCACTGGCAGAGGCCGGCGGCGACGTGGTGCTGGCGGCCCGGCGGGAGGACAAGCTGAAAGAGGCGGTCGAAGCGATGACGGCTCGGGGCTGGACAGCCTCCGCGCTTCAACTCGATGTTGCCGATGTGTTGGAGGTGGAGGTCAGCGTTGCCGATCGCGGTCCATTCGATGTGCTCGTCAACAGCGCAGGCGTCGCGCGGCATTCACCGGCCACGGAAACGACGCCGGAGGATTTCGACGCGGTGATGAACGTCAATCTGCGCGGCGCCTTTTTTGTCACCCAATGTGTCGCCAAGGGCCTGATTGACGCCGGCAAGCCCGGATCCTTGATCAACATGTCTTCCCAGATGGCCCATGTTGGCGGCGTCGACCGGGCTGTCTATTGCGCGTCGAAGTTTGCTGTCGAGGGCTTTACCAAGGCGATGGCCTTGGAACTCGGGCCGAAGCAGATCCGAGTGAACACGATCTGCCCGACCTTCATCCGAACGCCTTTCACCGAAGCGACTTTCGACAATCCGGACCGCGTCAGGTGGATCGAGGAAAAGATCAAGCTGGGCCGTACCGGAACGGTTGAAGACATCATGGGCGCGGTGCGCTACCTCGCCAGCGATGCGTCTGCCCTGGTGACGGGCACCTCGCTTCTGGTCGATGGAGGCTGGACGGCGGACTGA
- a CDS encoding ester cyclase produces MTTDRHTAHKALIAPLRAAMYDFEEVTVRSALLDLCAPDALFRLCHPFGDMVGPDAFYDGAYAALFKAIPDLERRDTIVMAGPTPEGHDWVGCGGYYTGSFERPWLDIPATGHQVAMRFHEFYRFVDGKVVEFQALWDIPEVMMQAGAWPMAPTLGREWHVPGPATEDGIVPGPYDEAAGARTCQHIIDMLEHLKRHPSQGGPEVMEMPKFWHPRMSWYGPSGIGTGRGIKGFRNWHQIPFLNGMPDRGQYVDEITYHFFGDREYAAVTGWPNMIQTVTHDGWMGIAPSGKRITMRSLDFWRLENGLIRENWVLVDLLDAYQQLGVDVFNRLREFNKARAGFDPETGVALS; encoded by the coding sequence ATGACGACTGACAGACATACGGCCCACAAGGCGCTGATCGCCCCACTCAGGGCTGCCATGTATGATTTTGAGGAAGTGACGGTGCGCAGCGCGCTGTTGGACCTGTGTGCACCCGATGCACTCTTCCGGCTGTGCCATCCGTTTGGCGACATGGTCGGGCCGGACGCCTTTTACGATGGCGCCTATGCGGCGCTCTTCAAGGCCATCCCGGATCTGGAACGGCGCGACACGATCGTCATGGCCGGTCCAACACCGGAAGGACATGACTGGGTCGGTTGCGGCGGCTATTACACCGGGTCTTTCGAAAGGCCGTGGCTGGACATCCCGGCGACGGGCCATCAGGTGGCCATGCGTTTTCACGAGTTCTACCGCTTTGTCGATGGCAAGGTGGTCGAGTTTCAGGCGCTCTGGGACATTCCGGAAGTCATGATGCAGGCCGGGGCCTGGCCGATGGCGCCGACCCTTGGACGTGAGTGGCATGTGCCGGGGCCGGCGACTGAAGACGGGATCGTGCCGGGACCATATGACGAGGCAGCAGGCGCTAGGACCTGCCAGCACATCATCGACATGCTGGAACATCTGAAGCGGCACCCGTCCCAGGGTGGTCCGGAAGTGATGGAAATGCCGAAATTCTGGCATCCGCGCATGAGCTGGTACGGCCCGTCGGGCATTGGCACCGGGCGCGGTATCAAGGGCTTTCGCAACTGGCACCAGATCCCGTTCCTGAACGGCATGCCGGATCGCGGTCAGTACGTGGACGAAATCACTTACCACTTCTTCGGCGACCGCGAGTATGCAGCCGTGACTGGCTGGCCCAACATGATCCAGACCGTGACCCATGACGGCTGGATGGGCATTGCGCCGTCCGGCAAGCGGATCACGATGCGCAGCCTGGATTTCTGGCGACTTGAAAACGGACTGATCCGGGAGAACTGGGTGCTGGTCGATCTTCTGGACGCTTACCAGCAATTGGGTGTTGACGTTTTCAATCGGCTCCGGGAATTCAACAAGGCCCGCGCGGGCTTTGATCCAGAAACCGGAGTTGCCTTGTCATGA
- a CDS encoding glutathione S-transferase family protein produces MITVHGRLSSANVQPVVWCLEELGVEYTRLDVGGPFGGNDTPEFLAMNPLGLVPVLEEDGQVISEAVTILRYLMRRYGGHPSDPMAAARIERWADMSRQHIYVPLIPTIFWQMVRTTVEDRNHSAIAQAEAGLKQSMTIVDGLIEGPFIGGDTLNLVDYQIGGLLYRYYELDFDRADLPGLKAYYDRLCARPAYQSGVMVDFWNMKVPGA; encoded by the coding sequence ATGATCACCGTTCATGGACGTCTGTCGTCCGCAAATGTTCAGCCCGTTGTCTGGTGTCTGGAAGAACTGGGTGTCGAGTATACCCGCCTGGATGTCGGCGGCCCCTTTGGCGGGAATGATACGCCGGAGTTCCTGGCAATGAACCCGCTCGGGCTCGTTCCTGTCCTGGAAGAAGATGGGCAGGTCATCTCGGAGGCGGTGACGATCCTGCGCTACCTCATGCGGCGCTATGGCGGGCATCCTAGCGACCCGATGGCCGCCGCCCGGATCGAACGGTGGGCGGACATGTCCCGGCAGCACATTTATGTACCGCTCATTCCGACGATCTTCTGGCAAATGGTGCGCACGACGGTCGAAGACCGGAACCATTCTGCAATTGCCCAGGCCGAAGCCGGTCTGAAACAGTCGATGACCATTGTCGACGGGTTGATTGAAGGCCCGTTTATCGGCGGTGACACGCTTAATCTGGTCGATTACCAGATCGGTGGGCTGCTCTACCGGTATTACGAGCTCGATTTTGATCGCGCGGATCTTCCGGGCCTGAAGGCCTATTACGACCGCCTCTGTGCGCGCCCGGCTTACCAGTCCGGCGTGATGGTCGATTTCTGGAACATGAAAGTGCCCGGTGCATGA
- the hisD gene encoding histidinol dehydrogenase, giving the protein MAIEYLKRGKPEAERSEDDAKVRSIVEGTLKEIETRGDAAVRDLSEKFDNYSPQTFRLTQSEIDALMNQVSDRDMADIKFAQDQVRKFAQAQRDSMLDIEVETMPGVILGHKNIPVQSVGCYVPGGKFPMVASAHMSVATASVAKVPRIIAATPPFKGAPNPAVIAAMHLGGAHEIYVLGGIQAVGAMAIGTETIDPVHMLVGPGNAFVAEAKRQLFGRVGIDLFAGPTETMVIADETVDAEMCATDLLGQAEHGYNSPAVLVTNSRKLATETLAEIDRLLKILPTADTAAKSWEDYGEVILCDSYDEMLAVADDIASEHVQVMTDRDDWFLENMTCYGALFLGARTNVANGDKVIGTNHTLPTKKAGRYTGGLWVGKFLKTHSYQKVLTDEAAAEIGAYCSRLCMLEGFVGHAEQANIRVRRYGGGNVPYGEAAE; this is encoded by the coding sequence ATGGCGATTGAGTATCTGAAGCGCGGCAAGCCCGAAGCCGAACGGTCCGAAGACGATGCCAAGGTTCGCTCCATCGTGGAGGGAACGCTCAAGGAGATCGAAACCAGGGGCGATGCCGCGGTTCGAGACCTGTCGGAAAAGTTCGACAATTACTCACCGCAAACATTCCGTCTGACGCAGTCCGAGATTGATGCGCTGATGAACCAGGTTTCCGACCGGGACATGGCGGACATCAAGTTTGCCCAGGACCAGGTCCGCAAGTTTGCGCAGGCGCAGCGCGACTCGATGCTGGACATCGAAGTCGAGACGATGCCGGGCGTGATCCTGGGCCACAAGAACATCCCGGTTCAGTCCGTCGGTTGTTATGTGCCTGGGGGCAAGTTCCCGATGGTGGCCTCAGCCCATATGTCCGTCGCCACGGCCTCCGTTGCGAAGGTTCCGCGGATCATCGCGGCAACGCCGCCGTTCAAGGGCGCGCCGAACCCGGCCGTGATCGCCGCGATGCATCTGGGCGGTGCGCACGAGATCTATGTCCTGGGCGGCATTCAGGCCGTCGGGGCCATGGCAATCGGCACGGAGACGATCGATCCGGTTCATATGCTGGTCGGGCCGGGCAATGCCTTTGTTGCCGAAGCCAAGCGGCAGCTGTTCGGCCGGGTCGGGATTGATCTCTTTGCAGGTCCCACCGAAACGATGGTAATCGCCGACGAAACCGTTGATGCGGAAATGTGCGCGACGGATCTGCTCGGTCAGGCCGAGCACGGCTACAATTCGCCTGCGGTCCTGGTGACAAATTCGCGAAAGCTGGCGACCGAGACCCTGGCCGAGATTGACCGGCTCCTGAAGATCCTGCCGACCGCTGACACGGCCGCCAAGTCCTGGGAGGACTATGGCGAGGTCATTCTCTGCGACAGCTATGACGAAATGCTGGCCGTTGCCGATGACATTGCGTCTGAGCATGTGCAGGTAATGACCGACCGGGACGACTGGTTCCTGGAAAACATGACCTGCTATGGCGCCTTGTTCCTGGGCGCGCGCACGAATGTGGCCAATGGCGACAAGGTGATCGGCACCAATCACACGCTGCCGACCAAGAAGGCAGGCCGCTACACGGGCGGGCTGTGGGTCGGCAAGTTCCTGAAGACCCATTCCTACCAGAAGGTGCTGACGGACGAGGCGGCTGCCGAGATCGGTGCCTATTGTTCGAGGCTCTGCATGCTTGAGGGTTTTGTCGGTCATGCCGAACAGGCCAATATTCGGGTGCGTCGCTATGGAGGCGGCAACGTACCTTACGGAGAAGCAGCAGAATGA